A window of the Branchiibius hedensis genome harbors these coding sequences:
- a CDS encoding CCA tRNA nucleotidyltransferase has product MPEPDPVNELPYAELQARAVRHLAPVLGVLTDLGARFAAQGHELALVGGPVRDALLGRTPSDLDFTTSASPEQTQAILDDWADATWDMGRAFGTIGGQRGADTVEITTYRADVYDRTSRKPEVMFGDSLVDDLRRRDFTVNAMALRLPEPEFVDPFGGLGDLAARILRTPAPAVESFADDPLRMMRAARFVAQLGFTASAEVVGAMTSMASSLEMISAERVRDELSKLLLADRPTPGLRLLVDTGLAGVMLPELPALQLEVDEHHRHKDVYEHSLTVLEQAIALEGPREVPGLGPVEPVPGPDLVLRLAALLHDIGKPATRRFEAGGGVSFHHHEMVGAKLTKKRLKALRYPSDIVKDVSRLVELHLRFHGYGGGEWTDSAVRRYVTDAGPLLSRLHLLTRSDSTTRNKRRAAALAASYDSLERRIAVVQAAEELAAVRPELDGNQIAETLGIKPGPVLGRAYKHLLEFRLDAGPVGPDAARAELLRWWAQQPEAQA; this is encoded by the coding sequence GTGCCTGAGCCTGACCCCGTGAATGAGTTGCCGTACGCCGAGTTGCAGGCTCGCGCCGTACGTCACCTTGCGCCCGTCCTGGGCGTGCTCACCGATCTCGGGGCACGATTCGCTGCCCAGGGACACGAGTTGGCGCTCGTCGGCGGCCCGGTGCGGGACGCGCTGCTCGGGCGCACACCCAGCGATCTGGACTTCACGACGTCCGCGAGTCCGGAGCAGACGCAGGCGATCTTGGACGACTGGGCCGACGCGACCTGGGACATGGGCCGCGCTTTCGGCACGATCGGGGGCCAGCGCGGCGCGGACACCGTTGAGATCACGACCTACCGGGCGGACGTCTACGACCGCACCAGCCGCAAGCCGGAGGTGATGTTCGGCGATTCGCTGGTCGATGACCTGCGCCGGCGTGATTTCACCGTGAACGCCATGGCGTTGCGGTTGCCGGAGCCGGAATTCGTCGACCCGTTCGGCGGGTTGGGCGATCTGGCGGCCCGCATCCTGCGCACGCCGGCCCCTGCGGTCGAGTCGTTCGCCGACGATCCGTTGCGGATGATGCGCGCGGCCCGCTTCGTGGCCCAACTCGGCTTCACCGCATCCGCCGAGGTCGTCGGCGCGATGACCTCGATGGCCTCGTCGCTGGAGATGATCTCGGCCGAGCGGGTGCGCGATGAGTTGTCCAAGCTGCTGCTGGCCGATCGTCCGACGCCGGGTCTGCGGTTGCTGGTCGACACCGGCCTGGCGGGCGTCATGTTGCCGGAATTGCCCGCGCTGCAATTGGAGGTCGATGAGCACCACCGGCACAAAGACGTCTACGAACACTCGCTGACGGTGTTGGAGCAGGCGATCGCCCTCGAAGGACCCCGGGAGGTTCCTGGGCTCGGTCCGGTGGAGCCGGTGCCCGGACCGGACCTGGTGCTGCGGCTGGCGGCGCTACTGCACGACATCGGTAAACCGGCGACACGACGTTTCGAGGCGGGCGGTGGAGTCTCCTTCCACCACCACGAGATGGTCGGCGCGAAGTTGACCAAGAAGCGGTTGAAGGCCCTGCGGTATCCGAGCGACATCGTCAAGGACGTGTCCCGGCTGGTCGAGTTGCACCTGCGGTTCCACGGCTACGGCGGCGGGGAGTGGACCGACTCGGCCGTCCGCCGCTACGTCACCGACGCCGGTCCGTTGCTGTCCCGGTTGCACCTGCTGACCCGCTCGGACTCCACCACCCGCAACAAACGGCGGGCCGCGGCGCTCGCGGCGTCCTATGACAGCCTCGAGCGGCGCATCGCGGTGGTGCAGGCGGCCGAGGAGTTGGCAGCTGTCCGCCCGGAACTCGACGGCAACCAGATCGCTGAAACCCTTGGTATCAAACCGGGTCCGGTCCTGGGGCGGGCGTACAAACACCTGCTGGAGTTCCGCCTGGACGCTGGGCCGGTCGGCCCGGACGCCGCGCGAGCGGAGTTGCTGCGCTGGTGGGCGCAGCAACCCGAGGCTCAGGCCTGA
- a CDS encoding NUDIX hydrolase: MSLSPPRASRSVRRLPAVEEISAGGVVIDVNDGLAWIALIARHNRAGKLEWCLPKGHVEPGETLVETAVREVAEETGIVGQALLTLGTIDYWFTTPKFRIHKRVHHYLLEAVGGTISVEGDPDHEAVDARWFRLDTVHRYLTFPNERRIVQLAWERLAGTA, from the coding sequence ATGAGCCTGTCGCCGCCCCGCGCCAGCCGCAGTGTGCGGCGGCTGCCTGCGGTGGAGGAGATCTCCGCAGGTGGGGTGGTCATCGACGTCAACGACGGACTGGCCTGGATCGCCTTGATCGCGCGGCACAACCGGGCCGGCAAGCTCGAGTGGTGTCTACCGAAAGGGCACGTCGAGCCCGGCGAGACCCTGGTCGAGACCGCCGTCCGGGAGGTGGCCGAGGAGACCGGCATCGTCGGTCAGGCCCTGCTGACCCTCGGCACGATCGACTACTGGTTCACGACACCCAAGTTCCGGATTCACAAGCGCGTGCACCACTATCTACTCGAGGCCGTCGGCGGAACGATCAGCGTCGAGGGCGACCCCGATCATGAGGCAGTGGACGCGCGATGGTTCCGGTTGGACACGGTGCACCGCTACCTGACCTTCCCCAACGAACGCCGCATCGTGCAGCTCGCCTGGGAGCGTTTGGCCGGAACCGCCTGA